In one window of Desulforhabdus amnigena DNA:
- a CDS encoding DUF434 domain-containing protein, which produces MISQAGADFFFFQNRRYPREAALEWVGNRYQLTHMERMLLHRGIFSQEKGLRRRAKCCKGAGWQSQLLAVDGHNVQITLESAILGRPLLMSNDGALRDLAGQSARFRFSEVSEMAVDTLFRFLEEFRPHRVLFLFDAPMSHSGRLADIYRRRLKSLRIPGEARAVPVPEREFPYEGAVVATSDSAVINEVSHWLDLARGAIEWSGILELAADFSSLILANPTEQYSLTDQSLF; this is translated from the coding sequence TTGATTTCTCAAGCGGGTGCGGATTTTTTTTTCTTTCAAAACCGGCGTTATCCACGCGAGGCCGCTCTGGAATGGGTGGGAAACCGCTACCAGTTGACGCATATGGAGCGCATGCTCCTCCATCGTGGAATTTTCAGTCAGGAGAAAGGATTGCGACGCCGCGCCAAGTGCTGCAAGGGGGCAGGCTGGCAATCCCAATTGCTGGCAGTGGACGGTCACAATGTTCAGATCACCCTGGAGAGCGCCATTTTGGGCCGCCCACTCCTGATGTCCAACGACGGGGCCTTACGGGATCTGGCGGGTCAGTCGGCCCGCTTTCGGTTCAGTGAAGTCAGCGAAATGGCCGTGGATACCCTTTTTCGTTTCTTGGAGGAATTTCGCCCGCATCGAGTCCTCTTCCTTTTTGACGCTCCCATGAGTCACAGCGGGCGTCTTGCGGATATCTACCGCCGGCGTTTAAAATCCCTTCGGATTCCAGGAGAGGCGCGGGCGGTGCCGGTGCCGGAACGGGAATTCCCTTACGAGGGGGCGGTTGTCGCCACCAGCGACAGTGCAGTCATCAATGAGGTGTCCCATTGGCTGGATTTGGCCAGGGGGGCCATAGAATGGTCAGGAATTCTGGAATTGGCCGCTGAT